The Mangrovivirga cuniculi genomic sequence CTAATAATATTACTGATTTCAAAGTTTGCATTTTCGTAGTTATCAATGAACCGGAAAATGTTGATAATAAAATAGCTCAGTTTCACGTAAACCAATTTCAGGAAATAACATCCTGGATTAAAAACAATAAAAATCAAAACCTTAAGTTCTTTGCAGGCAATATTTGCAGAATAAAAAATAAGATTGCCGGCGTCGGAATGGCCAGGAAGGCCGGGATGGATGAAGCTTTCAGGAAATTACAAAATATTGACAGCCTGGCAGCACCAATAATTTGTTTTGATGCTGATGCCACTTGTCAGGACAATTTCCTGGAAAGTGTGATCAGCTATTTTAAAGAAAACCCAAAATCACCCGGTGCTTCAATTGCTTTTGAACATCCTCTTTCAGACAATGACCTGATCAATAAAGGAATCATTCTTTACGAAAGTCACCTGCATTATTATATAGCTGCTTTAAGATACGCACAATACCCTTATGCTTACCATACGGTGGGAAGCAGCATGGCTTGCAGAGCTAATACTTATGCTACTATTGGTGGAATGAACAAACGGAAGGCCGGAGAAGATTTTTACTTTTTGCATCGGATAATCCCGATGGGAAACTTCGGACAAATTCATAATACCAGAATTTTTCCTGAGGCCCGAATATCAGACAGAGTTCCTTTCGGAACGGGCAGAGCAATGATCGAATTCACCAATGGAAAGGAAATTGAAACATACTGCCCTGAAATCTTTTACATCTTAAGGCCTCTATTTGAAATACTCAATAGTGGAAATGCCATCAGTGAATTTCATTTAACTCACCTCAGGGAAATCCTTCATCCTGATTTGATGGAATACCTGAATGAAAATGATCTGATCGAAAAAATCAAAACAGCATCATCAGCCGCAACTAACAACCATTCCCGTTTTAAAAAGTATTATGAGGTATTTGATGGATTAACTGTATTAAAAATTGTCCACCATTTAACCGATCATCTTTATCAAAAAGTGCCGGTCGAAAGTGCTTCTAAATTTATTTTTCAGAAGCAATATAGGCTCCAAAATATCCCACAAAAACCATTAGAAATACTTGAAACCTGGAGAACTCAGTTTTATAAAGAAAAGTATACCATGCCATTTGACTCATAATATTTCCCTGGCAAACTTCAATGCTCTTCTTTCAGACCAGGTATATTCATCACCTCGCTGCATAAATCCTACGTGGCCTCCTGTTTTGGGAGTTTCGAGGAAAAAGTATTGATGACTTTCTGCCAGTTTATACGGATAACATGAATCAGAAAGAATCGGATCATTTTTCGCATTTACTAAAAGCGAGGGAACTTTTATCCCTTCAATGAAATTCCCGCAAGATGCATTTTCATAAAATTCATCAACCGAATTAAAACCACTGATGTTTGCAGTATAATGTGCATCAAAGTCCTGAAAGTTTTTTATCTCATCGATTTTAGAAAAATCGATCAATCCATCAAATTGATCTTTTTTCAATAAGAGCTTATTCTTCAACTTATTCAGAAAGCGCTTTCGGTAAAATCCATTTCCTTTTTCATTCAATGTAAGACTGCTTCCTCTCAGATCAGTCGGTACGCTATAGGCTATCACTCCTTTTAAGGATTTAATTTTCTCTTCCCTGTCTTCGCCGGCATACTTTAAGCTCATCGCGCCTCCCATACTTAACCCGGCAAGGATAATGTTTTTATGATTGTAAAGTCTTTGTACCTCTGCCAGTACGTAATGGAGATCATCAGTATCCCCATGGTGATACAAACGAGGAAGCCGGTTAATCTCTCCGCTACAACTTCTGCAGTTCCAGGCACAAACGTCAAAACCATTTTCGAAAAATAATTTCGCAAGCCCCATTACATAAGGACGGTCAGAGCTACCTTCAAGACCATGAGAAATCACTAGAATGCTATCTTTTCTTTGATCGTGAAGCAGGAAATCGAGGTCCAGAAAATCACCATCATCTAACTCAAGACGTTGCCGGTCATAATTTACACCATCAACTTTCCGGAGAGCGGATGGAATAATTGTTTCCAGGTGAGAATTAAATAAATAAAATGGTTTTTTATAGTCGGATCTGATTATTGGCATGAATTCACTAGCTGCTTATTTCCAAAGTTATTAACAGCCGGGATATTGACACTAATAATTGAAAATTTTAAGTAACATTCGGTTAACGACCTCTTTTTATACATATTTGTGCTTATGAAAAAAGCACTTCTGTCTATTACATTAGTTATATTTTTTCTTCGATATCTGTATTTTCACAGAATGTTAAAACAATAAATAAAGAAACGGGATTACCGGTTCAGGGTGCTACGATTACATCTGTTGATGGCACCAGCCAGGTGATCACGGATGAATCAGGTATAGCAGATCTGTCTGTTTTCAAACAAGATGAACTGATCAACATTAACCATTCTTCATATTACCCGGTCACCCTGACCAAGCAGGATATGCTGAAGGGTAACAAAATCATCTACCTGGAGGAAAAAGTAATCAAGATCGATGAAGTCGTGGTGTCTGCAAACAAATGGGAACAACCTAAATCAGATGTTCCTCAACAGATGGCATCTATTGATGCTCAGGACATAATGGATATACAACCTCAAACCAGTGCTGATATGCTTGCTGCCACAGGCCAGGTATTTGTACAGAAAAGCCAGCTTGGTGGTGGCAGTCCGATGATTCGTGGTTTCGCAGCCAATTCAGTGCTTTTAATAGTTGATGGTGTAAGAATGAATAATGCGATTTTCAGAAGTGGCAACCTTCAAAATGTACTCAATATCGATCCGTTATCATTACAAAGTGCTGAGGTAATATTTGGCCCTGGTTCTCTTATCTATGGTTCTGATGCACTTGGTGGAGTAATGGATTTTCATACGATCAATCCTGAGTTTAGTATTGAAGGCACAAAAGTATCTGGAAGTGTTTCAGGAAGGTATAGCACTGCTAATAATGAAAAAACAGGCCACATTTCTCTGAATATCGCCGGAAAAAAGTTAGCATCTTTTACCTCATTATCTTATTCTGACTTTGATAACCTCAGAGCCGGAGCTAATTATCCCGATGGATATGAAAACTTCTTTAAAAGAGACTGGTATGTAAGACCTTCAGCTGATGCTAATGACGAGATTATTGACAATCCGGATCCGGAAAAGCAGATTCCTTCTGCTTACAATCAATATTCTTTCATTCAGAAATTTAAACTTAAAATTTCTGACAGAATCGATGCCGGCATAAATTTCTACTATAGTTCAACAAGTGATATCCCCCGTTATGACAGGCTGATTCTGGAAGATAATGGCAGTCCGGAAAATGCAGAGTGGTATTACGGACCGCAGCAATGGATGATGAATAGTATTAAACTAAAATTCAACACTCCAACTATTGCATTTGACAGATTCAAACTCACATTAGCCTACCAGGATTATGAAGAAAGTAGAAATGATCGGAAGTTTCAAAATGAAAGTCTTAGAACACGAACTGAAAACGTAAAGGCTTATTCATTAAATGCTGATTTTGAAAAGAATTTTGAAAAATGGGTATTGTACTATGGCTTGGAATATTTCCATAATGATGTTTTTAGTGATGCAGAAAGAAAAAATATTGTTTCAGGTGAAATAACACCTAGCTCCACGAGATATCCATCAGAAGGTTCTGATTATTTATCAGCTGCTGCTTATTCATTTGCAA encodes the following:
- a CDS encoding YheT family hydrolase, with amino-acid sequence MPIIRSDYKKPFYLFNSHLETIIPSALRKVDGVNYDRQRLELDDGDFLDLDFLLHDQRKDSILVISHGLEGSSDRPYVMGLAKLFFENGFDVCAWNCRSCSGEINRLPRLYHHGDTDDLHYVLAEVQRLYNHKNIILAGLSMGGAMSLKYAGEDREEKIKSLKGVIAYSVPTDLRGSSLTLNEKGNGFYRKRFLNKLKNKLLLKKDQFDGLIDFSKIDEIKNFQDFDAHYTANISGFNSVDEFYENASCGNFIEGIKVPSLLVNAKNDPILSDSCYPYKLAESHQYFFLETPKTGGHVGFMQRGDEYTWSERRALKFAREIL
- a CDS encoding TonB-dependent receptor; amino-acid sequence: MITDESGIADLSVFKQDELININHSSYYPVTLTKQDMLKGNKIIYLEEKVIKIDEVVVSANKWEQPKSDVPQQMASIDAQDIMDIQPQTSADMLAATGQVFVQKSQLGGGSPMIRGFAANSVLLIVDGVRMNNAIFRSGNLQNVLNIDPLSLQSAEVIFGPGSLIYGSDALGGVMDFHTINPEFSIEGTKVSGSVSGRYSTANNEKTGHISLNIAGKKLASFTSLSYSDFDNLRAGANYPDGYENFFKRDWYVRPSADANDEIIDNPDPEKQIPSAYNQYSFIQKFKLKISDRIDAGINFYYSSTSDIPRYDRLILEDNGSPENAEWYYGPQQWMMNSIKLKFNTPTIAFDRFKLTLAYQDYEESRNDRKFQNESLRTRTENVKAYSLNADFEKNFEKWVLYYGLEYFHNDVFSDAERKNIVSGEITPSSTRYPSEGSDYLSAAAYSFAKYHLSEKLLINAGLRYTYIETTVDFGDAGFPDNGFTNKNGALTGSASFIFQPNDIHNLSISYGSGFRAPNVDDAAKVFDSEPGNVVVPNPDLEPEYNHSFEIGYKAYNPDKFTFEFAAFYSFLVNAMERRDFTFNGQEFIPYDGIISRVQAEVNVGKAQIYGLSINGSYLINDNLSLAGTLTISDGETSDGEPVRHVVPLFGRTSLKYDRSKWDVYIDLRYQGGIDFKDLAPSEQNKTHLYTEDGALGWATINLGGSVNVLNNLTINSGLENLADLHYRPYSSGISAPGRNFYFGLRYLF